The Gambusia affinis linkage group LG11, SWU_Gaff_1.0, whole genome shotgun sequence genome contains a region encoding:
- the si:ch211-218d20.15 gene encoding uncharacterized protein si:ch211-218d20.15 isoform X2: protein MAVSTTEPLCQPCVYHEDFKVELQVRRPLMPVRLSPEQVGLEMMCLCGQLDLLIRAQMQQFQEQLGQGCSPEESDTFQTQGSEILDQMLQCLEHLPKPMPQLEDYLDMVGLSAMFPRVEVFLIQGSPVDMLDRPLMDEYFFHVAKLNQLLVLSQQLEEDIRHLGSHKYIAHQLSVIYQVISSFRGIQVFSEIKKDIETNFKQMKQSLVVEEGCRHEPQLTAHYISWILDITKGLTSLVLSLPEELTEDLHQAFAFVSQFLS, encoded by the exons ATGGCAGTCAGCACAACGGAGCCGCTCTGTCAGCCCTGCGTCTATCATGAAGATTTTAAAG TGGAGCTGCAGGTGAGGCGACCTCTGATGCCTGTTCGACTGAGTCCTGAGCAGGTGGGGCTGGAGATGATGTGTCTCTGTGGGCAACTGGACCTCCTCATCAGGGCGCAGATGCAACAG TTCCAGGAGCAGTTAGGTCAAGGCTGTAGCCCAGAAGAGTCGGACACCTTTCAGACCCAAG GATCAGAGATTCTTGACCAAATGCTCCAGTGCCTTGAACATCTACCAAAGCCTATGCCACAGCTAGAG GACTACCTGGACATGGTGGGTCTCTCAGCCATGTTTCCTCGTGTCGAGGTCTTCCTTATTCAAGGCAGCCCTGTTGATATGCTGGATCGGCCGCTGATGGATG AATACTTCTTCCATGTCGCCAAACTGAACCAGCTGCTGGTGCTGagtcagcagctggaggaggacaTCAGGCACCTGGGTAGTCATAAATACATAGCCCACCAGCTCTCAGTTATATAT caAGTCATCAGCTCTTTCAGGGGAATCCAGGTcttttcagaaataaagaagGACATTGAGACCAACTTCAAACAGATGAAGCAGTCTCTGGTGGTGGAGGAAGGCTGCAGGCACGAGCCTCAGCTGACAGCTCATTACATCAGCTG GATATTGGACATAACGAAAGGCCTGACGTCGCTGGTTCTGTCACTGCCAGAGGAGTTGACAGAGGACCTTCATCAGGCCTTCGCCTTTGTGTCTCAGTTCCTGTCCTAG
- the si:ch211-218d20.15 gene encoding uncharacterized protein si:ch211-218d20.15 isoform X1: MKILKALSASPKPDHSPPVIIKHPVEGSCMVLGSVELQVRRPLMPVRLSPEQVGLEMMCLCGQLDLLIRAQMQQFQEQLGQGCSPEESDTFQTQGSEILDQMLQCLEHLPKPMPQLEDYLDMVGLSAMFPRVEVFLIQGSPVDMLDRPLMDEYFFHVAKLNQLLVLSQQLEEDIRHLGSHKYIAHQLSVIYQVISSFRGIQVFSEIKKDIETNFKQMKQSLVVEEGCRHEPQLTAHYISWILDITKGLTSLVLSLPEELTEDLHQAFAFVSQFLS; this comes from the exons ATGAAGATTTTAAAG GCTTTGTCTGCTTCCCCAAAACCTGACCACTCCCCTCCTGTCATCATCAAGCACCCCGTAGAGGGTTCATGCATGGTCCTAGGCTCTG TGGAGCTGCAGGTGAGGCGACCTCTGATGCCTGTTCGACTGAGTCCTGAGCAGGTGGGGCTGGAGATGATGTGTCTCTGTGGGCAACTGGACCTCCTCATCAGGGCGCAGATGCAACAG TTCCAGGAGCAGTTAGGTCAAGGCTGTAGCCCAGAAGAGTCGGACACCTTTCAGACCCAAG GATCAGAGATTCTTGACCAAATGCTCCAGTGCCTTGAACATCTACCAAAGCCTATGCCACAGCTAGAG GACTACCTGGACATGGTGGGTCTCTCAGCCATGTTTCCTCGTGTCGAGGTCTTCCTTATTCAAGGCAGCCCTGTTGATATGCTGGATCGGCCGCTGATGGATG AATACTTCTTCCATGTCGCCAAACTGAACCAGCTGCTGGTGCTGagtcagcagctggaggaggacaTCAGGCACCTGGGTAGTCATAAATACATAGCCCACCAGCTCTCAGTTATATAT caAGTCATCAGCTCTTTCAGGGGAATCCAGGTcttttcagaaataaagaagGACATTGAGACCAACTTCAAACAGATGAAGCAGTCTCTGGTGGTGGAGGAAGGCTGCAGGCACGAGCCTCAGCTGACAGCTCATTACATCAGCTG GATATTGGACATAACGAAAGGCCTGACGTCGCTGGTTCTGTCACTGCCAGAGGAGTTGACAGAGGACCTTCATCAGGCCTTCGCCTTTGTGTCTCAGTTCCTGTCCTAG